From the Leishmania donovani BPK282A1 complete genome, chromosome 30 genome, one window contains:
- a CDS encoding V-type ATPase, C subunit, putative, with the protein MPVEAEVLPTPTRLPPDDAMHVVGSLIRYILIIVIVVFGIIPALCGTVFPPFSALWSILKAVSPYAWASMGTGIGIALSILGAAWGILTSGASISGAAIRAPEIRSKNLISIIFCEAVAIYGVILSIIMMGKIQASSSSVGSGGVYRYETIVGGYTLFAAGIAVGIGNMACGIAVGIVGSSCAIADAHSSSLFVKVLVIEIFASALGIFAVITGILMAQKVQMK; encoded by the coding sequence ATGCCTGTGGAAGCTGAAGTGCTCccgacgccgacgcgtcTGCCGCCAGATGACGCGATGCACGTGGTAGGAAGCCTCATCCGGTACATTCTCATCATCGTAATCGTCGTCTTCGGCATCATTCCTGCCCTGTGTGGGACCGTGTTCCCCCCCTTCTCAGCGTTGTGGAGCATCCTGAAGGCTGTGTCGCCGTATGCGTGGGCCTCGATGGGCACCGGCATCGGCATTGCGCTTTCCATTCTCGGCGCCGCATGGGGCATCCTAACAAGTGGTGCATCGATCAGCGGTGCGGCTATCCGGGCCCCAGAAATCCGGAGCAAGAACCTCATCTCCATCATTTTTTGCGAGGCCGTGGCTATCTACGGTGTCATCCTCTCCATCATCATGATGGGAAAGATTCAGGCGAGCAGTTCTTCTGTcggtagcggcggcgtctACAGGTACGAGACCATCGTTGGCGGCTACACCCTCTTCGCTGCCGGGATCGCCGTGGGCATCGGCAACATGGCATGCGGTATCGCGGTTGGCATTGTTGGCAGTAGTTGTGCTATTGCTgatgcgcacagcagcagcttgtTTGTGAAGGTGCTCGTGATCGAGATTTTCGCCTCGGCGCTCGGTATCTTTGCGGTCATTACGGGCATTCTGATGGCGCAAAAGGTTCAAATGAAGTAG
- a CDS encoding ribosomal protein L15, putative yields MGAFMYLNELWKKKSSDVMRFIQRIRSWEFRHQHTVVRLRRPTRPEKARMLGYKTKQGFCVFRVRVRRGGRKRPVHKGITYGKPKTSGVLGMKLNKNNQAVAEQRLGKRFGNLRVLNSYWVNMDSTFKWYEVIAVDPMCKTIRRDPRINWIVNSVHKHREQRGLTSAGRKHRGLRHKGHKASKLRPSYRAAWRRNNRIVFLRKR; encoded by the coding sequence ATGGGGGCTTTCATGTACTTGAACGAGCTGTGGAAGAAGAAGTCTTCTGATGTGATGCGCTTTATCCAGCGTATCCGCTCGTGGGAGTTCCGTCACCAGCACACGgtggtgcgcctgcgccgccccaCGCGCCCGGAGAAGGCCCGCATGCTTGGCTACAAGACGAAGCAGGGCTTCTGCGTGttccgcgtgcgcgtgcgccgtggTGGCCGAAAACGCCCGGTCCACAAGGGTATCACGTACGGTAAGCCGAAGACCAGCGGTGTGCTCGGCATGAAGCTCAACAAGAACAACCAGGCCGTTGCGGAGCAGCGTCTGGGCAAGCGCTTCGGCAACCTGCGCGTGCTGAACTCGTACTGGGTGAACATGGACTCCACGTTCAAATGGTACGAGGTCATCGCCGTTGACCCGATGTGCAAGACCATCCGCCGCGACCCCCGCATCAACTGGATCGTCAACTCCGTGCATAAGCACCGCGAGCAGCGCGGTCTGACCTCTGCTGGTCGCAAGCACCGTGGTCTGCGCCACAAGGGTCACAAGGCCTCCAAGCTGCGCCCGTCGTACCGCGCTGCGTGGCGCCGCAACAACCGCATCGTGTTCCTGCGCAAGCGTTGA